One window of Nostoc sp. C052 genomic DNA carries:
- a CDS encoding class I SAM-dependent methyltransferase family protein has product MVKNWFEWHDLYKNEPKLQQRLQIVQEYIAHSLNLSQPGLIRVVSVCAGDGRDLLGTLSNHPRAKDVYARLVELNPQLVERGQETIESLGLTKQIEFINGDATISSNYVGAVPADIVIVCGVFGNLADETELNRLLANLSFLSKKGAFVIWTRGHSQGIAHSETVRKFFREHGFEEVDFKLTATGDMGVGIHRYLGESLTAPKEQQFFAFTGTPSKAK; this is encoded by the coding sequence ATGGTAAAAAACTGGTTTGAATGGCACGACCTCTACAAGAACGAACCGAAATTGCAACAACGCCTGCAAATTGTGCAGGAATACATTGCCCATAGCTTGAATTTGTCCCAACCAGGGTTAATCCGTGTAGTTAGTGTTTGCGCGGGCGATGGAAGAGATTTGCTAGGAACGCTGTCAAATCATCCACGGGCAAAAGATGTTTATGCCCGACTTGTAGAGCTAAATCCCCAACTAGTTGAACGTGGACAAGAAACAATAGAATCGTTGGGTTTGACAAAACAAATTGAGTTTATCAATGGTGATGCAACTATTTCCTCAAACTATGTAGGAGCAGTTCCAGCAGACATCGTGATTGTATGTGGTGTATTTGGCAATCTCGCAGATGAAACTGAACTCAATCGCTTACTGGCAAACCTGAGTTTTCTCAGTAAAAAAGGTGCTTTTGTAATTTGGACTCGTGGACACTCTCAGGGTATTGCTCACTCTGAAACTGTTCGTAAATTTTTCCGTGAACATGGATTTGAAGAAGTGGACTTCAAACTCACCGCAACAGGAGATATGGGAGTAGGTATTCATCGTTACCTGGGTGAAAGTTTAACTGCACCCAAAGAGCAACAGTTTTTCGCCTTTACTGGTACTCCAAGTAAAGCCAAATGA